One window of Medicago truncatula cultivar Jemalong A17 chromosome 2, MtrunA17r5.0-ANR, whole genome shotgun sequence genomic DNA carries:
- the LOC25486106 gene encoding stem-specific protein TSJT1, with product MLGIFSSSVVSPPEELVAAGSRTPSPKTTANLLLKRFVERKASAVSLQVGEDVQLAYTHHEESPWQPRSFAVKDEIFCLFEGSLDNLGSLRQQYGLSKSANEVVLMIEAYKALRDRAPYPANHVVGHLSGSFAFIVFDKSTSTLFVASDQSGKVPLYWGITADGYVAFADDADLLKGACGKSLASFPQGCFYSTAVGGLRCYENPKNKITAVPANEEEIWGATFKVEGPAVLAATE from the exons atgttggGGATATTCAGTAGCTCAGTGGTGTCTCCTCCGGAGGAGCTGGTGGCTGCCGGTAGCCGAACACCGTCGCCGAAGACGACGGCGAATTTGCTTTTGAAAAGGTTTGTGGAGAGGAAGGCTTCAGCTGTGTCACTGCAGGTTGGGGAGGATGTGCAGTTGGCTTATACACACCATGAAGAGTCACCATGGCAACCAAG GTCATTTGCTGTGAAGGATGAGATATTCTGCTTGTTTGAAGGATCTCTAGACAATTTAGGGAGCTTGAGACAGCAATATGGActttcaaaatctgcaaatGAAGTAGTTCTTATGATTGAGGCTTACAAAGCTTTACGCGATCGTGCACCTTACCCTGCTAATCATGTTGTTGGCCATCTTAGTGGTAGTTTTGCTTTCATAGTTTTCGACAAGTCCACTTCCACACTCTTTGTCGCTTCC GACCAATCTGGAAAGGTTCCTCTATATTGGGGAATAACTGCTGATGGCTATGTAGCCTTTGCTGATGATGCTGATTTGCTTAAAGGTGCTTGTGGAAAGTCACTTGCTTCTTTCCCTCAAG GATGTTTCTACTCCACAGCAGTTGGAGGATTAAGATGTTATGAGAATCCAAAGAATAAGATTACTGCAGTACCTGCTAATGAGGAGGAAATTTGGGGTGCAACCTTCAAG GTGGAAGGGCCAGCAGTTCTTGCAGCCACAGAGTAG